A stretch of Episyrphus balteatus chromosome 2, idEpiBalt1.1, whole genome shotgun sequence DNA encodes these proteins:
- the LOC129911623 gene encoding ankyrin repeat and LEM domain-containing protein 1 produces MEQRANFLALCLLDAMEDEDPKMIEDVLNKYDVNPNIIIQDRGISPIHYSCGMPNIQLAEKTTAQLLERGANPNVCSEDNMTPMHVAAIHGRASIVKMLLKKGGKLDVLDVDRKTPILYAIHECHFDVVKVMQDHIFEQKYQKKTQDLSTNKPDTPKILKNNHLSINQMESKKFTPNRINYNYDVTSPYYINITHRRKPDPCTCCTPKINDEEDTLDNNTTSNDTPPPTQNIFALTKENIKELSKDLSEETNTSPKSLINAWREKVQRAKSKQSILEKFNDIDSLLSGIMENEELDFTNTLLDLNKENETNEEETLQQKQKKSFLNTSFGRIVKTIEEVPTEIEDSFYTVPDVVGGGGEPAEPQAQSTQMNETNFIKSPRNTEYIVQMTEAYVHTDDENGLVFYETKLLNNQINRDSPKKNIPNNQVHDESVTSVSTNLTVPLDYETEALRAELTHFGDPPGPITKSTKKLYIKRLTKYKRNTSQMKAQFNVNEENKTKFSVELDRTIRREEIFERITEYRTFEQELVAYFQNNPNTKRLREGHLKQSFIYMLIDPRISNNLPGESSFLTKFEVWKRFLMSIFYVGKGKTSRPYSHLYDAMKKYSRLHGTNQTKGNGLKTISIESFKSPTNKSYDSKKLDKILDIWSNGKGVVCLHVFHNILPAEAYTREAAIIDALSLQHLTNMKRGDYYGPAQSWTMRAKKCLGVGLLHKAMQIYVAEGESQLSPSDLI; encoded by the exons ATGGAACAACGTGCTAATTTTCTTGCCCTTTGTTTATTAGATGCTATGGAAGATGAAGATCCAAA aATGATTGAAGATGTCTTAAATAAATACGATGTCAATCCAAATATCATAATCCAAGATAGAGGAATCTCTCCAATACATTATTCCTGTGGAATGCCAAATATCCAATTAGCCGAAAAGACTACCGCTCAACTTTTAGAAAGAGGAG cTAATCCAAATGTATGTTCCGAAGACAATATGACACCAATGCATGTTGCCGCCATTCATGGAAGAGCTAGCATAGTTAAAATGCTTTTG aaAAAAGGAGGAAAGCTTGACGTTCTTGATGTGGATCGAAAAACTCCCATTCTCTATGCCATTCACGAGTGTCATTTCGATGTGGTTAAAGTTATGCAAGATCATATATTTgagcaaaaatatcaaaagaaaactCAAGATCTATCCACCAACAAACCAGACACTCccaagatattaaaaaacaatcatctttcaataaatcaaatggaaagtaaaaaattcactCCTAATCGTATTAACTACAACTATGACGTCACAAGTCCATATTACATCAATATTACTCATCGCCGCAAACCAGATCCATGTACATGTTGTACGCCTAAAATCAACGACGAAGAAGACACATTAGACAATAATACAACATCAAACGATACACCGCCACCAACACAAAACATATTCGCTTTGaccaaagaaaatattaaagaacTATCAAAAGATCTTTCCGAAGAAACCAATACATCTCCAAAGTCTTTGATCAATGCATGGCGTGAAAAAGTCCAAAGAGCCAAGAGTAAACAATCGATATTGGAAAAATTCAATGATATCGATTCTCTGCTAAGTGGTATAATGGAAAATGAAGAATTGGACTTCACAAATACTCTACTCGATCTCAATAAGGAGAATGAAACTAATGAAGAAGAGACGTTGCAACAGAAACAGAAAAAGTCATTCCTTAATACAAGTTTTGGTCGGATTGTTAAGACAATAGAAGAAGTACCAACAGAGATTGAAGATAGTTTTTATACAGTTCCTGATGTTGTTGGCGGGGGTGGAGAGCCTGCTGAACCTCAGGCGCAATCTACACAAATGaatgaaacaaattttataaaatctcCAAGAAATACCGAATATATTGTACAAATGACTGAAGCTTATGTGCATACAGATGATGAAAATGGATTGGTTTTCTATGAGACGAAACTcttgaataatcaaataaatagAGATTCACCgaaaaa GAATATTCCAAATAATCAAGTTCACGATGAATCTGTAACGAGCGTTTCAACTAACCTCACTGTTCCATTAGACTATGAAACTGAAGCGCTTAGGGCGGAACTAACACACTTTGGAGATCCTCCTG gacCCATAaccaaaagtacaaaaaagctATACATAAAGCGCCTAACAAAGTACAAACGAAACACTTCGCAGATGAAAGCACAATTTAATGTAAACGAAGAGAACAAAACAA aATTTTCAGTCGAACTTGATCGAACCATTCGTCGTGAAGAAATCTTCGAACGAATCACAGAATATCGAACTTTTGAACAAGAACTTGTtgcatattttcaaaataatcccAATACAAAGCGTCTACGTGAGGGCCATCTTAAGCAGAGTTTCATTTATATGCTAATTGATCCGaggatttcaaataatttaccAGGAGAAAGTTCT tttctgaCAAAATTTGAAGTATGGAAAAGATTTTTGATGTCAATTTTCTATGTTGGCAAAGGAAAAACATCACGACCATATTCGCATTTGTATGATGCTATGAAAAAATACTCCAGACTTCATGGAACGAATCAAACTAAAGGAAATGGAT TAAAAACCATCTCAATCGAATCATTCAAATCACCAACAAACAAATCCTATGATAGTAAAAAACTTGACAAGATTCTAGACATCTGGTCAAATGGAAAAGGTGTTGTATGCTTGCATGTCTTTCATAATATTCTACCAGCAGAAGCATACACTCGGGAAGCGGCAATTATTGATGCGTTAAGCCTGCAACATTTAACAAATATGAAACGTGGTGATTATTATGGTCCAGCACAGTCATGGACAATGCGTGCAAAAAAATGCTTGGGTGTTGGATTGCTGCATAAGGCAATGCAAATCTATGTAGCCGAGGGAGAATCACAACTCTCACCAAGTGATCTAATCTAA